From Diceros bicornis minor isolate mBicDic1 chromosome 17, mDicBic1.mat.cur, whole genome shotgun sequence, the proteins below share one genomic window:
- the ZBTB39 gene encoding zinc finger and BTB domain-containing protein 39 produces the protein MGMRIKLQSTNHPNNLLKELNKCRLSETMCDVTIVVGSRSFPAHKAVLACAAGYFQNLFLNTGLDAARTYVVDFITPANFEKILSFVYTSELFTDLINVGVIYEVAERLGMEDLLRACHSTFPDLESTAVAKPLTGTSESHSGSLSCSAAEPTQPLGELRGGGEHFGPDRNYVLPSDAGGSYKEEERNLTSDTNHSLPLPQQPLPPKTEDHDAPASFSCVPSMVTQPVLGAISMGIQTSTSSCQPYKVQSNGDFSKNSFFTPDNAIDITTGTNSCLSNSDHSKDPGFGQMDELQLEDLGDDDLQFEDPTEDIGTAEEVIELSDDSEEELTFGENDNRENKAMPCQVCKKVLEPNIQLIRQHARDHVDLLTGNCKVCETHFQDRNSRVTHVLSHIGIFLFSCDMCETKFFTQWQLTLHRRDGIFENNIIVHPNDPLPGKLGLFSASAELKCAACGKALAKDFHIVRGHILDHLNLKGQACSVCDQRHLNLCSLMWHTLSHLGISVFSCSVCANSFVDWHLLEKHMAVHQSLEEALFRCHLCSQSFKSEAAYRYHVSQHKCNSGLDARPGFGLQYPALQKRKLPAEEYLGEELALQGQSGNSKYSCKVCGKRFAHTSEFNYHRRIHTGEKPYQCKVCHKFFRGRSTIKCHLKTHSGALMYRCTVCGHYSSTLNLMSKHVGVHKGSLPPDFTIEQTFMYIIHSKEAEKNPDS, from the coding sequence ATGGGCATGAGGATCAAACTGCAAAGCACCAACCACCCCAACAACCTGCTGAAGGAACTCAACAAGTGCCGGCTCTCTGAGACCATGTGCGATGTCACCATCGTGGTGGGCAGCCGCTCCTTCCCGGCCCACAAAGCCGTGCTGGCCTGCGCGGCTGGCTACTTCCAGAACCTATTCTTGAATACTGGGCTTGATGCTGCCAGGACCTATGTGGTGGACTTCATTACCCCCGCCAACTTTGAGAAGATTCTGAGCTTTGTGTACACATCAGAGCTCTTCACGGACCTGATCAACGTTGGGGTCATCTATGAGGTAGCTGAGCGTCTGGGTATGGAGGACCTCCTCCGGGCCTGTCACTCCACCTTTCCTGACCTGGAGAGCACTGCCGTGGCCAAGCCTCTGACTGGCACCAGTGAGAGCCACTCGGGTAGCCTGAGTTGTAGCGCAGCAGAACCCACCCAGCCCCTTGGAGAACTGCGCGGTGGTGGGGAGCACTTTGGTCCTGATAGAAATTATGTGTTACCTAGTGATGCTGGAGGGAGCtataaagaggaagagagaaatcttACCAGTGACACTAACCATAGCCTGCCTCTGCCACAGCAGCCACTGCCACCAAAGACAGAAGACCACGATGCCCCTGCTTCTTTCTCGTGTGTTCCTAGTATGGTGACGCAGCCAGTCCTAGGTGCTATCAGCATGGGCATCCAGACCAGCACGAGCTCCTGCCAGCCATACAAAGTTCAGAGCAATGGAGACTTCAGTAAAAACAGCTTCTTCACCCCTGACAATGCAATAGACATTACCACTGGGACCAACTCCTGTCTGAGCAATAGTGACCACTCCAAAGACCCAGGCTTTGGGCAGATGGATGAGCTCCAGCTGGAGGACCTGGGGGATGATGACTTGCAGTTTGAAGACCCCACCGAGGACATCGGCACagctgaggaggtgattgagttgAGTGATGACAGTGAGGAAGAGCTGACTTTTGGAGAGAATGACAACCGAGAGAACAAGGCTATGCCCTGCCAGGTGTGCAAGAAAGTTCTAGAGCCCAACATTCAGCTGATCCGACAGCATGCTCGTGACCACGTTGACCTGCTGACAGGCAACTGCAAGGTCTGTGAGACCCACTTCCAGGACCGAAACTCCCGGGTGACCCACGTTCTGTCCCACATTGgtattttcctcttctcctgCGACATGTGTGAAACTAAGTTCTTTACCCAGTGGCAGCTGACCCTCCACCGGCGGGATGGAATATTTGAGAACAACATCATTGTCCACCCCAATGATCCCCTGCCTGGGAAGTTGGGTCTCTTTTCAGCCTCTGCAGAGTTGAAGTGTGCTGCCTGTGGAAAGGCATTGGCCAAAGATTTCCACATAGTCCGGGGCCACATCCTTGACCATCTAAACTTGAAGGGCCAGGCCTGCAGTGTCTGCGACCAGCGCCACCTCAACCTCTGCAGCCTCATGTGGCACACGCTCTCCCATCTCGGCATTTCAGTCTTCTCCTGCTCTGTCTGTGCGAATAGCTTTGTGGACTGGCACCTCCTGGAGAAGCACATGGCTGTGCACCAAAGCTTGGAAGAGGCCCTCTTCCGCTGCCACTTGTGCAGCCAGAGCTTCAAGTCGGAGGCTGCCTATCGCTACCACGTCAGCCAGCACAAATGCAACAGTGGGCTTGACGCACGGCCTGGTTTTGGGCTCCAGTACCCAGCTCTCCAGAAACGGAAGCTCCCGGCAGAGGAGTACCTGGGTGAGGAGCTGGCTCTGCAGGGCCAGTCTGGGAACAGCAAGTACAGCTGCAAGGTCTGTGGCAAAAGGTTTGCCCACACAAGCGAGTTCAACTACCACCGGCGGATCCACACGGGCGAGAAGCCATACCAGTGTAAAGTGTGCCACAAGTTCTTCCGAGGCCGCTCGACCATCAAGTGCCACCTGAAGACACACTCGGGGGCCCTTATGTACCGCTGCACGGTCTGCGGTCACTACAGCTCCACCCTGAACCTCATGAGCAAGCACGTTGGCGTGCACAAGGGCAGCCTCCCGCCCGACTTCACCATCGAGCAGACCTTCATGTACATTATCCATTCCAAAGAGGCCGAGAAGAACCCGGACAGCTGA
- the GPR182 gene encoding G-protein coupled receptor 182, with translation MSVTTSVGPGPSEGFTAAPTSDPEEIHNWNDLLYFFNHTLPECRMELNENTKQVVLFVLYLAIFVVGLVENILVICVNWRCSDRAGLLSLYILNMAIADLGVVLSLPVWMLEVMLDYTWLWGSFSCRFTHYFYFTNMYSSIFFLVCLSVDRYVTLTNASPSWQRHQHKVRRAVCAGVWILSAIIPLPEVVHIQLVESSEPMCLFLAPFETYSTWALAVALSTTILGFLLPFPVIAVFNVLTACRLQQAGWPEGRRHCLLVSAYIAVFVICWLPYHVSLLLLTLHGTHVSLHCYLTHLLYFFYDIIDCFSMLHCVVNPILYNFLSPSFRGRLLNAVVHYLPKVQAREGRHASSSSSSTQHSIVITKEDIQPAAAGHPSLNAQAPNTSPISAPPSLRAS, from the coding sequence ATGTCAGTCACGACCAGCGTGGGGCCGGGCCCCTCCGAGGGCTTCACCGCAGCGCCCACCAGTGACCCTGAAGAGATCCACAACTGGAACGACCTGCTCTACTTCTTCAACCACACTCTGCCGGAGTGCCGGATGGAGCTCAACGAGAACACCAAGCAAGTGGTCCTCTTCGTCCTCTACCTGGCCATCTTCGTGGTCGGGCTGGTGGAGAACATCCTGGTGATATGTGTCAACTGGCGCTGCTCGGACCGGGCGGGGCTGCTGAGCCTCTACATCCTCAACATGGCCATAGCGGACCTGGGCGTCGTCCTGTCTCTGCCCGTGTGGATGCTGGAGGTCATGCTGGACTACACATGGCTCTGGGGCAGCTTCTCCTGCCGCTTCACTCACTACTTCTACTTTACCAACATGTACAGCAGCATCTTCTTCCTGGTGTGCCTCAGCGTCGACCGCTACGTCACCCTCACCAACGCCTCTCCCTCCTGGCAGCGCCACCAGCACAAAGTGCGGCGGGCCGTGTGTGCAGGAGTCTGGATCCTCTCGGCCATCATCCCACTGCCCGAGGTGGTCCACATCCAGCTGGTGGAGAGCTCTGAGCCCATGTGCCTCTTCCTGGCGCCCTTTGAAACATACAGCACGTGGGCCCTGGCGGTGGCCCTGTCCACCACCATCCTGGGCTTCCTGCTGCCCTTCCCTGTCATCGCAGTCTTCAACGTGCTGACGGCCTGCCGGCTTCAGCAGGCAGGATGGCCGGAGGGCCGGCGCCACTGCCTGCTGGTGTCTGCCTACATAGCCGTCTTTGTCATCTGCTGGCTGCCCTACCATGTGAGCCTGCTGCTGCTCACCCTGCATGGGACCCACGTCTCCCTCCACTGCTACCTGACCCACCTGCTCTACTTCTTCTACGACATCATTGACTGCTTCTCCATGCTCCACTGCGTCGTCAACCCCATCCTTTACAACTTTCTCAGCCCGAGCTTCCGGGGCCGGCTGCTGAACGCTGTGGTCCATTACCTTCCCAAGGTCCAGGCCAGGGAGGGCAGACatgcttcctcttcctcctcctccactcagcACTCCATCGTCATCACCAAGGAGGACATCCAGCCCGCTGCAGCAGGCCACCCAAGCCTGAATGCCCAGGCACCGAATACCTCACCCATCTCTGCTCCTCCATCTCTTAGAGCCAGCTGA